From a region of the Arvicanthis niloticus isolate mArvNil1 chromosome 6, mArvNil1.pat.X, whole genome shotgun sequence genome:
- the Ywhae gene encoding 14-3-3 protein epsilon isoform X2, giving the protein MDDREDLVYQAKLAEQAERYDEMVESMKKVAGMDVELTVEERNLLSVAYKNVIGARRASWRIISSIEQKEENKGGEDKLKMIREYRQMVETELKLICCDILDVLDKHLIPAANTGESKVFYYKMKGDYHRYLAEFATGNDRKEAAENSLVAYKAASDIAMTELPPTHPIRLGLALNFSVFYYEILNSPDRACRLAKAAFDDAIAELDTLSEESYKDSTLIMQLLRDNLTLWTSDMQGDDS; this is encoded by the exons AAATGGTGGAATCAATGAAGAAAGTAGCAGGGATGGACGTGGAGCTGACAGTTGAAGAACGAAACCTTTTATCTGTTGCATATAAAAATGTGATTGGAGCTAGAAGAGCATCCTGGAGAATAATCAGCAGCAttgaacagaaggaagaaaacaagggaGGCGAGGACAAACTAAAGATGATTCGGGAGTACCGGCAAATG GTTGAAACTGAGCTCAAGTTAATCTGTTGTGACATTCTGGATGTACTGGACAAACACCTCATTCCAGCAGCTAACACTGGCGAGTCCAAGGTTTTCTATTATAAAAT GAAAGGGGACTACCACAGGTATCTGGCTGAGTTTGCCACAGGAAACGACAGGAAGGAGGCAGCAGAGAATAGCCTTGTGGCTTACAAAGCTGCTAGTGACATTGCCATGACAGAACTTCCTCCAACGCACCCCATTCGTTTAGGTCTTGCTCTCAACTTTTCTGTATTCTACTATGAAATTCTTAATTCCCCCGACCGTGCCTGCAG GTTGGCAAAAGCAGCTTTTGATGACGCAATTGCAGAACTGGACACGCTGAGTGAAGAGAGCTATAAAGACTCTACGCTCATCATGCAGCTGCTACGTGACAACCTGACGCTGTGGACCTCAGACATGCAGGGCGATG